The Cricetulus griseus strain 17A/GY unplaced genomic scaffold, alternate assembly CriGri-PICRH-1.0 unplaced_scaffold_239, whole genome shotgun sequence genome includes a window with the following:
- the Gtpbp2 gene encoding GTP-binding protein 2 isoform X2, whose protein sequence is MDSRVSELFGGCCRPGGGPAMGGNLKARGAGGSSSCGGPKGKKKNGRNRGGKANNPPYLPPEAEDGNIEYKLKLVNPSQYRFEHLVTQMKWRLQEGRGEAVYQIGVEDNGLLVGLAEEEMRASLKTLHRMAEKVGADITVLREREVDYDSDLPRKITEVLVRKVPDNQQFLDLRVAVLGNVDSGKSTLLGVLTQGELDNGRGRARLNLFRHLHEIQSGRTSSISFEILGFNSKGEVVNYSDSRTAEEICESSSKMITFIDLAGHHKYLHTTIFGLTSYCPDCALLLVSANTGIAGTTREHLGLALALKVPFFIVVSKVDLCAKTTVERTVRQLERVLKQPGCHKVPMLVTSEDDAVTAAQQFAQSPNVTPIFTLSSVSGESLDLLKVFLNILPPLTNSKEQEELMQQLTEFQVDEIYTVPEVGTVVGGTLSSGICREGDQLVVGPTDDGCFLELRVCSIQRNRSACRVLRAGQAATLALGDFDRSLLRKGMVMVSPEMNPTICSVFEAEIVLLFHATTFRRGFQVTVHVGNVRQTAVVEKIHAKDKLRTGEKAVVRFRFLKHPEYLKVGAKLLFREGVTKGIGHVTDVQAITAGEAQASMGF, encoded by the exons ATGGACTCGCGGGTATCGGAGCTGTTCGGCGGCTGCTGCCGGCCCGGAGGAGGCCCGGCCATGGGCGGAAACCTCAAAGCTCGGGGGGCCGGAGGTAGCAGCAGTTGCGGGGGcccaaaggggaagaagaagaacgGAAGGAACAGAGGAGGTAAAGCCAACAACCCTCCGTATCTGCCCCCAGAG gcTGAAGATGGAAACATCGAATATAAA CTCAAGTTGGTGAATCCGTCCCAGTACCGCTTTGAGCACCTGGTGACCCAAATGAAGTGGCGGCTCCAGGAGGGGCGCGGTGAGGCTGTCTACCAGATTGGGGTAGAGGACAATGGGCTGCTGGTGGGGCTGGCTGAGGAGGAGATGCGGGCTTCTCTCAAGACCCTGCACCGGATGGCAGAGAA GGTTGGGGCAGACATAACTGTTCTGCGGGAGCGAGAAGTGGATTATGACAGTGACCTGCCCCGTAAGATCACTGAGGTGCTGGTACGAAAGGTTCCTGACAACCAGCAG TTCCTAGATCTCCGTGTGGCAGTCCTGGGAAATGTGGACTCAGGGAAGTCAACCTTGCTTGGAGTCCTGACCCAAGGAGAGCTGGACAACGGGCGGGGCCGGGCCCGGCTCAACCTTTTCCGCCACCTGCATGAGATTCAGTCTGGCCGAACCTCCAGCATCAGCTTTGAGATCCTGGGCTTTAACAGCAAGGGAGAG GTGGTGAATTACAGTGACTCACGGACTGCAGAAGAGATCTGCGAAAGCAGCTCCAAGATGATCACCTTCATTGACCTGGCGGGCCACCATAAATACCTGCACACCACCATCTTCGGCCTCACCTCCTACTGCCCTGACTGTGCCCTGCTCCTCGTCAGTGCCAACACTGGAATCG CTGGCACCACACGGGAACATCTGGGGCTGGCCTTGGCCCTGAAAGTGCCCTTCTTCATCGTGGTCAGTAAAGTGGACCTGTGCGCTAAGACCACAGTGGAGAGGACAGTGCGCCAGCTGGAGCGGGTCCTCAAGCAGCCTGGCTGCCACAAGGTCCCCATGCTGGTCACCTCTGAGGATGATGCTGTCACTGCTGCCCAGCAGTTTGCCCAGTCACCCAA CGTCACCCCTATATTCACACTGTCCAGTGTGTCTGGAGAGAGTCTGGACCTTCTCAAAGTCTTCCTGAATATCCTGCCTCCACTCACCAACAGCAAAGAGCAGGAAGAACTCATGCAGCAGTTGACAGAATTCCAG GTGGATGAAATCTACACAGTCCCAGAGGTGGGAACGGTGGTTGGAGGAACACTATCCAG TGGGATCTGCCGTGAGGGGGACCAGCTGGTGGTTGGCCCGACAGATGATGGCTGCTTCCTGGAGCTGAGAGTATGCAGCATCCAGCGCAATCGCTCTGCCTGTCGTGTGCTGCGAGCTGGTCAGGCTGCTACACTAGCCCTGGGAGACTTTGACCGTTCACTGCTTCGCAAG GGCATGGTGATGGTGAGCCCCGAGATGAATCCCACCATCTGCTCGGTGTTCGAGGCAGAGATAGTTCTACTGTTCCATGCCACCACCTTCCGGCGGGGATTCCAGGTGACAGTACATGTGGGCAATGTACGTCAAACGGCAGTGGTAGAAAAGATCCATGCAAAG GACAAGCTGCGGACAGGGGAGAAGGCAGTGGTACGTTTCCGTTTCCTGAAACACCCAGAATACCTGAAGGTGGGCGCCAAACTGCTGTTCCGGGAGGGCGTTACCAAAGGCATCGGCCATGTCACGGATGTGCAAGCCATCACAGCAGGAGAAGcccaggccagcatgggcttcTGA
- the Gtpbp2 gene encoding GTP-binding protein 2 isoform X3 has protein sequence MKWRLQEGRGEAVYQIGVEDNGLLVGLAEEEMRASLKTLHRMAEKVGADITVLREREVDYDSDLPRKITEVLVRKVPDNQQFLDLRVAVLGNVDSGKSTLLGVLTQGELDNGRGRARLNLFRHLHEIQSGRTSSISFEILGFNSKGEVVNYSDSRTAEEICESSSKMITFIDLAGHHKYLHTTIFGLTSYCPDCALLLVSANTGIAGTTREHLGLALALKVPFFIVVSKVDLCAKTTVERTVRQLERVLKQPGCHKVPMLVTSEDDAVTAAQQFAQSPNVTPIFTLSSVSGESLDLLKVFLNILPPLTNSKEQEELMQQLTEFQVDEIYTVPEVGTVVGGTLSSGICREGDQLVVGPTDDGCFLELRVCSIQRNRSACRVLRAGQAATLALGDFDRSLLRKGMVMVSPEMNPTICSVFEAEIVLLFHATTFRRGFQVTVHVGNVRQTAVVEKIHAKDKLRTGEKAVVRFRFLKHPEYLKVGAKLLFREGVTKGIGHVTDVQAITAGEAQASMGF, from the exons ATGAAGTGGCGGCTCCAGGAGGGGCGCGGTGAGGCTGTCTACCAGATTGGGGTAGAGGACAATGGGCTGCTGGTGGGGCTGGCTGAGGAGGAGATGCGGGCTTCTCTCAAGACCCTGCACCGGATGGCAGAGAA GGTTGGGGCAGACATAACTGTTCTGCGGGAGCGAGAAGTGGATTATGACAGTGACCTGCCCCGTAAGATCACTGAGGTGCTGGTACGAAAGGTTCCTGACAACCAGCAG TTCCTAGATCTCCGTGTGGCAGTCCTGGGAAATGTGGACTCAGGGAAGTCAACCTTGCTTGGAGTCCTGACCCAAGGAGAGCTGGACAACGGGCGGGGCCGGGCCCGGCTCAACCTTTTCCGCCACCTGCATGAGATTCAGTCTGGCCGAACCTCCAGCATCAGCTTTGAGATCCTGGGCTTTAACAGCAAGGGAGAG GTGGTGAATTACAGTGACTCACGGACTGCAGAAGAGATCTGCGAAAGCAGCTCCAAGATGATCACCTTCATTGACCTGGCGGGCCACCATAAATACCTGCACACCACCATCTTCGGCCTCACCTCCTACTGCCCTGACTGTGCCCTGCTCCTCGTCAGTGCCAACACTGGAATCG CTGGCACCACACGGGAACATCTGGGGCTGGCCTTGGCCCTGAAAGTGCCCTTCTTCATCGTGGTCAGTAAAGTGGACCTGTGCGCTAAGACCACAGTGGAGAGGACAGTGCGCCAGCTGGAGCGGGTCCTCAAGCAGCCTGGCTGCCACAAGGTCCCCATGCTGGTCACCTCTGAGGATGATGCTGTCACTGCTGCCCAGCAGTTTGCCCAGTCACCCAA CGTCACCCCTATATTCACACTGTCCAGTGTGTCTGGAGAGAGTCTGGACCTTCTCAAAGTCTTCCTGAATATCCTGCCTCCACTCACCAACAGCAAAGAGCAGGAAGAACTCATGCAGCAGTTGACAGAATTCCAG GTGGATGAAATCTACACAGTCCCAGAGGTGGGAACGGTGGTTGGAGGAACACTATCCAG TGGGATCTGCCGTGAGGGGGACCAGCTGGTGGTTGGCCCGACAGATGATGGCTGCTTCCTGGAGCTGAGAGTATGCAGCATCCAGCGCAATCGCTCTGCCTGTCGTGTGCTGCGAGCTGGTCAGGCTGCTACACTAGCCCTGGGAGACTTTGACCGTTCACTGCTTCGCAAG GGCATGGTGATGGTGAGCCCCGAGATGAATCCCACCATCTGCTCGGTGTTCGAGGCAGAGATAGTTCTACTGTTCCATGCCACCACCTTCCGGCGGGGATTCCAGGTGACAGTACATGTGGGCAATGTACGTCAAACGGCAGTGGTAGAAAAGATCCATGCAAAG GACAAGCTGCGGACAGGGGAGAAGGCAGTGGTACGTTTCCGTTTCCTGAAACACCCAGAATACCTGAAGGTGGGCGCCAAACTGCTGTTCCGGGAGGGCGTTACCAAAGGCATCGGCCATGTCACGGATGTGCAAGCCATCACAGCAGGAGAAGcccaggccagcatgggcttcTGA